A single genomic interval of Spirosoma linguale DSM 74 harbors:
- a CDS encoding Vitamin K-dependent gamma-carboxylase (PFAM: Vitamin K-dependent gamma-carboxylase~SMART: HTTM domain protein~KEGG: mxa:MXAN_5026 vitamin K-dependent gamma- carboxylase-related protein) — MQQYFRKTTPAAPLAVFRLLFGLMLFGSIVRFWSKGWIAELYVQPRFFFPFYGFEFVKPLGPYTYVIFAVCGLSALLVAVGLFYRLASVCLFLSFTYIELMDKSTYLNHYYFTSMVCLLLLFLPAHAYFSVDAYRRPRLRAGQIPAWCLDSLKLLVALLYFFAGLAKLNSDWLLHGLPLRIWLPAHNDVPLIGFLFNYPWVSLVFSWFGCLYDLSIPFLLWNDRTRPWAYIAVVVFHGLTALLFPIGMFPYIMIVTALIFFSAPFHLALLRAVSRGLSIPTTFLVSQRPYTYPPLVTSAIQVTFAFFFLFQLLFPFRYLLYPGELFWTEQGYRFSWRVMLMEKAGYAQFTVKDHLGHQTIVNNTEFLTPLQEKMMATQPDMLLQYAHLLRDYYSTHGFQQPAVYVDSYVALNGRLGKPLVDPNTNLADKQDSFTHKEWITSFNDNIYGF; from the coding sequence ATGCAGCAGTATTTTCGTAAAACCACCCCGGCGGCTCCCTTGGCCGTTTTCAGGCTTCTGTTCGGACTAATGCTCTTTGGGAGCATTGTCCGTTTCTGGAGTAAGGGGTGGATCGCGGAATTATACGTTCAGCCGCGCTTTTTTTTTCCGTTTTATGGCTTCGAGTTTGTGAAGCCGCTGGGCCCCTACACCTACGTCATTTTTGCCGTTTGCGGCCTTTCGGCCCTACTGGTAGCGGTGGGCCTTTTTTACCGGCTGGCCAGCGTATGCCTGTTTCTGAGTTTTACGTACATCGAACTGATGGACAAAAGCACCTACCTCAACCACTACTATTTCACGAGTATGGTTTGTCTGCTGCTGCTGTTTCTGCCTGCTCACGCGTATTTCTCGGTGGATGCCTACCGCCGTCCCCGTTTACGGGCCGGACAAATTCCCGCCTGGTGCCTCGACTCACTCAAACTGCTGGTGGCGCTGCTCTACTTTTTTGCCGGTCTTGCCAAGCTCAACAGCGACTGGCTTTTGCATGGCCTGCCCCTGCGCATCTGGTTACCCGCTCACAACGATGTTCCCCTGATCGGGTTTCTGTTCAACTACCCCTGGGTATCCCTTGTCTTTAGCTGGTTCGGCTGTTTGTATGACCTGAGCATCCCGTTTCTACTCTGGAACGACAGAACCCGGCCCTGGGCCTACATAGCCGTTGTGGTGTTTCATGGCTTAACAGCCTTGCTGTTCCCCATCGGCATGTTTCCGTACATCATGATTGTAACGGCGCTCATTTTCTTTTCGGCTCCGTTTCATCTGGCGCTACTTAGGGCGGTCAGCCGGGGGCTGTCCATACCAACAACTTTCCTGGTCAGCCAGCGGCCGTATACGTACCCGCCACTAGTCACCTCGGCAATTCAGGTCACCTTTGCGTTTTTCTTTCTGTTTCAACTTCTTTTTCCCTTTCGCTACCTCCTGTATCCGGGGGAATTGTTCTGGACGGAGCAGGGCTACCGGTTTTCGTGGCGGGTTATGCTGATGGAGAAAGCGGGTTACGCTCAGTTTACGGTGAAAGATCATCTGGGGCACCAGACGATTGTGAACAACACCGAATTTCTGACGCCCCTTCAGGAGAAAATGATGGCTACCCAGCCCGACATGCTGCTGCAATACGCGCATCTGTTGCGCGACTATTATTCAACTCATGGTTTTCAGCAACCGGCCGTCTATGTAGACTCCTACGTAGCCCTCAATGGTCGCCTTGGAAAACCCCTGGTCGACCCAAATACCAATCTGGCCGACAAGCAGGACTCATTTACCCACAAAGAGTGGATCACTTCGTTCAATGACAACATCTACGGTTTTTAA
- a CDS encoding TonB-dependent receptor (PFAM: TonB-dependent receptor; TonB-dependent receptor plug~KEGG: bba:Bd2648 outer membrane iron(III) dicitrate receptor) yields MFWAANKIVSLSVVFFGSFLYSTATLAQYQLSGTVQSRQDSSAVKSCIIYLNNGNRTAQTDSLGQFTFSNLPNGTYVLNTSSPDFKAATQTVKLTERNQFVRIYLASRLETLNEVTVTDKQSDFGFTRMRGVEGMGIYEGKKSEVIIPEQLVANLSTNNARQIYARVAGLNIWENEGAGLQLSIGGRGLDPNRSSNFNVRQNGYDISADALGYPESYYTPPIEAVGRIQIVRGAASLQYGTQFGGLLNFVMRKPIADRKFELVARQTVGSFGFYNAFTSASGTVGKLSYYTFFQYKKGDGWRPNSHFTNYTAFADIDYRFSENTSVGFDITQMSYLAQQPGGLTDAMFREDPRQSNRERNWFKVNWTMPALHFDHKFNANNEVNVRVFGLYAYRYSLGFRPNRVASVDDNSERDLIKGDFQNYGAEARYLKRYQLAKQQAVLLVGTRYYHGYNHSIQGLGSTGKDANFSFTDTDQGIASDYQFPNRNVSLFAENILYVGEKLSITPGVRFEYIHTTADGFYGTVTRDLAGNIIDATRTNEIRTNGRQFLLGGLGISYKPTTQLDIYGNISQNYRSITFSDMRIANPSSVIDPNLQDEKGYSIDLGIRSTQTTLYNFDVSAFYLNYNNRIGEVQFYDANDRVLRRRGNIGQAVIMGLESYAEGDFLRLANPSNTNLSGVLFANVALIHSTYKASEIAGVVGNQVEFVPNVNLKSGVRVGYKNLKASFQYTYLSDQFSDATNSREGGVSAVIGLIPAYSIMDASLSYQFSRFRLEGSLNNLANRAYFTRRATGYPGPGILPSDGRGLYVTLQVKI; encoded by the coding sequence ATGTTCTGGGCAGCTAATAAAATTGTGAGTTTATCGGTTGTATTTTTCGGGAGCTTCCTCTACTCAACGGCCACCCTTGCCCAGTATCAGCTTTCGGGTACGGTACAATCCCGGCAGGACAGCTCGGCGGTGAAAAGCTGCATCATCTACCTGAATAATGGCAATCGAACGGCTCAAACGGATAGCCTGGGGCAGTTTACTTTTTCCAATCTGCCAAACGGCACGTATGTGCTCAACACCAGTAGCCCCGATTTTAAAGCTGCCACACAGACGGTAAAACTCACCGAACGGAATCAATTTGTGCGTATTTACCTCGCTAGTCGGCTCGAAACGCTGAACGAGGTAACCGTGACCGATAAGCAGTCCGATTTCGGCTTCACCCGGATGCGGGGGGTTGAGGGCATGGGCATTTACGAAGGCAAGAAATCCGAAGTGATTATTCCGGAGCAGCTGGTGGCTAATTTATCGACCAACAACGCCCGGCAGATCTATGCGCGGGTGGCGGGGCTTAACATCTGGGAGAACGAGGGTGCCGGGCTGCAACTCAGCATTGGCGGGCGCGGCCTCGACCCGAACCGTAGTTCGAACTTCAACGTACGGCAGAATGGCTACGACATTAGCGCCGACGCGCTAGGGTACCCGGAAAGTTACTACACGCCCCCCATCGAAGCCGTTGGCCGGATTCAGATTGTGCGGGGAGCCGCTTCGCTCCAGTACGGAACGCAATTTGGCGGGCTGCTTAACTTTGTCATGCGAAAACCCATTGCCGACCGTAAGTTCGAGTTGGTGGCCCGGCAAACCGTGGGTTCCTTCGGGTTTTACAACGCCTTTACCAGCGCCAGCGGCACGGTAGGAAAGTTGAGCTATTACACGTTTTTCCAGTACAAGAAAGGCGATGGCTGGCGACCAAACTCCCATTTCACCAACTACACGGCCTTTGCCGACATCGACTACCGGTTTTCGGAGAATACATCGGTGGGGTTCGACATTACCCAGATGAGCTATCTGGCCCAGCAGCCGGGCGGACTTACCGACGCTATGTTTCGGGAAGATCCCCGGCAAAGCAACCGCGAGCGTAACTGGTTTAAAGTAAACTGGACGATGCCTGCCCTGCATTTCGACCATAAGTTCAATGCCAATAATGAAGTAAATGTGCGGGTGTTCGGGTTGTATGCCTATCGGTATTCGCTGGGGTTCCGGCCAAACCGCGTGGCCAGCGTCGATGACAACAGCGAACGGGATTTGATAAAAGGTGATTTCCAAAATTACGGTGCCGAAGCGCGGTACTTGAAACGGTACCAGCTCGCCAAACAGCAGGCCGTTCTGCTGGTGGGAACGCGCTATTACCACGGCTATAACCACAGCATACAAGGGCTGGGCAGCACAGGTAAGGATGCCAACTTTAGCTTTACGGATACGGACCAGGGCATTGCTTCAGACTACCAGTTTCCTAACCGAAACGTGTCGCTCTTTGCCGAAAACATCCTGTATGTAGGGGAGAAATTATCCATTACTCCCGGCGTGCGTTTCGAATACATTCATACGACAGCCGATGGTTTTTATGGCACCGTTACCCGCGATCTGGCCGGTAACATCATCGACGCCACCCGCACCAATGAAATCCGGACCAACGGGCGTCAGTTTCTGCTGGGTGGTCTGGGCATTAGTTATAAACCCACTACACAGCTCGACATTTACGGCAATATTTCTCAGAATTACCGTTCCATCACCTTCAGTGATATGCGGATTGCCAACCCATCGTCGGTGATCGACCCCAATTTGCAGGACGAAAAAGGGTATTCCATCGACCTGGGTATTCGCAGTACGCAAACCACGCTGTATAACTTCGATGTCAGCGCGTTTTACCTGAACTACAACAACCGCATTGGCGAGGTGCAGTTCTACGACGCCAACGACCGCGTTCTCCGCCGACGGGGCAATATTGGTCAGGCCGTTATCATGGGGCTGGAATCCTATGCCGAAGGCGACTTTCTCCGTCTCGCCAACCCATCGAATACGAACCTGAGTGGCGTCTTGTTTGCCAATGTCGCCCTGATTCACTCGACCTACAAAGCCAGCGAAATTGCCGGAGTCGTTGGCAATCAGGTTGAGTTTGTGCCGAATGTAAACCTGAAAAGTGGCGTTCGTGTCGGCTACAAAAACCTGAAAGCTTCGTTTCAATACACCTACCTATCGGACCAGTTTTCCGACGCCACCAACTCCCGCGAAGGGGGCGTTTCGGCCGTAATCGGGCTGATTCCGGCCTACTCGATCATGGACGCCAGCCTGTCGTACCAGTTCAGCCGGTTTCGGCTGGAAGGCAGTCTGAACAATCTAGCGAATCGGGCGTATTTTACCCGCCGGGCCACGGGCTACCCCGGACCCGGCATCCTACCCTCCGATGGACGCGGATTATACGTGACCTTACAGGTGAAAATTTAG
- a CDS encoding Peptidase M75, Imelysin (PFAM: Peptidase M75, Imelysin~KEGG: swd:Swoo_0791 putative lipoprotein): MMTSKWKQIGFICAFVSALWACSGSSSDTPTPTTPTDQAGSDRKAMLTNLADNIIVPSYTNFKTKFDAMLAKSDAFAAKPDNASLTALRQAWVDAYTEWQKVELFDVGPAEQNTLRNFFNIYPANVTGIEEYISAGSGTFDVPLSYPKQGFPALDYLINGLGTTDDAIVARYTTAADAAKRIAYLKRLTGQMNTQFTTVYTAWTTGGYRDTFINCTALNAGCSTSKLVNGYVLNYERYIRSGKLGIPSGAMTNGTVAPDKVEAYYKKDLSLTLAKTAHQASVDFFNGKSVKTGQEGPGLKTYLNSLGAKDSSTGTSLVDIINKQFDAVNQQLNTLKPNLGDEVKTNSTAVVLAYTQMQKAVRMLKVDMTTAMSITITYTDNDGD, translated from the coding sequence ATGATGACTAGTAAGTGGAAACAAATCGGGTTTATCTGCGCATTCGTTAGCGCACTGTGGGCTTGTTCGGGTAGTAGTTCGGATACGCCAACGCCCACCACGCCCACCGATCAGGCAGGCAGCGACCGGAAAGCCATGCTGACCAATCTGGCCGATAATATCATTGTGCCCAGCTATACAAACTTCAAGACAAAATTTGACGCCATGCTGGCGAAGTCGGACGCATTCGCGGCAAAACCAGACAACGCATCGCTCACGGCCCTGCGGCAGGCCTGGGTCGACGCCTATACCGAATGGCAGAAAGTTGAACTATTCGATGTAGGCCCGGCAGAGCAGAACACGCTTCGTAACTTTTTCAACATCTATCCGGCCAACGTGACGGGTATCGAAGAGTATATTTCAGCAGGTTCAGGAACGTTCGATGTGCCGCTATCCTACCCCAAACAAGGCTTTCCGGCCCTGGATTACCTCATCAACGGCCTCGGCACGACAGACGACGCTATTGTTGCCCGGTACACAACGGCCGCCGATGCCGCCAAACGAATTGCTTATCTGAAGCGGCTGACGGGCCAGATGAACACCCAGTTCACCACCGTATACACGGCCTGGACAACGGGTGGCTATCGGGACACATTTATCAACTGCACAGCCCTGAACGCGGGCTGCTCGACCTCTAAACTCGTAAACGGATACGTGCTAAATTATGAGCGATATATCCGTTCCGGAAAACTGGGCATTCCGTCGGGTGCTATGACCAACGGCACAGTAGCCCCCGATAAGGTAGAAGCGTATTATAAGAAAGACTTATCCCTGACACTCGCCAAAACGGCTCATCAGGCTTCGGTTGACTTTTTCAACGGAAAAAGCGTAAAAACGGGACAGGAAGGCCCGGGCCTGAAAACCTACCTCAACTCGCTGGGCGCGAAAGATAGCAGCACGGGCACGTCGCTGGTCGATATTATAAACAAGCAGTTCGACGCCGTCAATCAGCAGCTTAACACACTGAAGCCCAATCTGGGCGATGAAGTGAAGACCAATAGTACAGCCGTTGTTCTGGCTTATACCCAGATGCAAAAGGCCGTTCGCATGCTTAAGGTCGACATGACAACCGCCATGAGCATTACTATTACGTATACCGACAATGACGGGGATTAA